The following are encoded in a window of Solibacillus sp. FSL R7-0668 genomic DNA:
- a CDS encoding alpha/beta fold hydrolase, which yields MLHYKREGSGDVVVLIHGFLGGISIFEKMFEPLTKQFDVIAIDLPGHGKSEAPEGDYTMYRYAEDIIDVLTHEQVEKAYWVGHSMGGYITLAAIEKQYTNIEKAVLLYSSDAPDTAEAIEKRTKQQHEIKDQGVGAFVDGIIHNFLAPDAKTEDVLFAKEVANEASVEGLTVALGAMKSRQNQRDLVDSTTTPILVIEGEQDEAVTPIETSNPNVMKLFTNTGHLGMLEDAQTVTREVVKFLKQ from the coding sequence ATGCTACATTATAAACGTGAAGGTTCAGGCGATGTGGTTGTATTAATTCATGGCTTTTTAGGGGGGATTTCAATTTTTGAGAAGATGTTTGAGCCCTTAACAAAGCAATTTGACGTGATTGCTATCGATTTGCCTGGACATGGGAAAAGTGAAGCTCCAGAAGGGGATTATACGATGTATCGCTATGCTGAAGATATAATAGATGTATTAACCCATGAACAAGTAGAAAAAGCCTATTGGGTTGGTCATTCAATGGGTGGCTATATTACACTTGCGGCTATCGAGAAACAATATACCAATATTGAAAAGGCCGTATTATTATACTCATCCGATGCTCCAGATACAGCTGAAGCAATTGAAAAGCGCACAAAGCAGCAACATGAAATTAAAGACCAGGGTGTCGGGGCATTTGTTGACGGCATTATCCATAACTTCTTAGCGCCAGATGCAAAAACAGAAGATGTACTTTTTGCAAAAGAAGTCGCGAATGAGGCAAGTGTAGAGGGGCTTACGGTTGCACTCGGTGCGATGAAGTCACGCCAAAACCAGCGTGATTTAGTCGATAGCACAACGACGCCAATTTTAGTCATAGAAGGGGAACAGGATGAAGCCGTTACGCCGATTGAAACATCGAATCCAAATGTAATGAAGCTATTTACGAATACAGGGCATCTAGGCATGCTTGAAGATGCACAAACAGTAACACGTGAAGTGGTCAAATTTCTGAAACAATAA
- a CDS encoding TetR/AcrR family transcriptional regulator, translating into MTRKQLILDAAITLFSEKGIEATSVQQITEHCGISKGAFYLSFKSKEELIHSIIEHFLNNIIQGVDRAVNSEMDPSKKLHLYFEQTFKLLSQYTGFAQILMKEKVKTISDDFIERIHYFVNLSNENLAKLLLETYGEEIREKLYDLIIVINGMVQAYLQIVFDGKLLMNPIDFSKLADTLVEKTTIIATKSRLVFLQQNHFANRNEIPMSLNQLVEELQRLQEVADNQLEQESVALLIEEILTPKPRIAIILGLIQNLQNNHQFNWISLMIRKYFS; encoded by the coding sequence ATGACAAGAAAACAATTAATCTTAGATGCAGCCATTACCCTATTTTCTGAAAAAGGTATTGAAGCGACATCCGTTCAACAAATAACAGAGCACTGCGGTATATCTAAAGGCGCTTTTTACTTATCGTTCAAATCAAAGGAAGAACTGATTCATTCTATAATTGAACATTTTTTGAACAATATTATTCAAGGTGTTGACCGAGCAGTCAATTCCGAAATGGATCCTTCAAAAAAACTGCATTTATATTTTGAACAAACGTTTAAATTACTCTCACAATATACAGGCTTTGCACAGATTCTTATGAAAGAAAAAGTGAAAACAATTAGTGACGACTTTATTGAGCGCATTCACTACTTCGTGAATCTATCCAATGAAAACTTGGCAAAATTACTGTTAGAAACATACGGTGAGGAAATTCGAGAAAAGTTATATGACCTGATTATTGTTATAAATGGAATGGTACAAGCCTATTTGCAAATTGTGTTCGATGGAAAATTACTGATGAATCCAATTGACTTTTCAAAGCTTGCCGATACATTAGTCGAAAAAACAACAATCATCGCGACGAAAAGCCGCTTAGTATTTTTACAGCAAAATCATTTTGCGAATCGCAATGAAATTCCTATGTCGCTCAATCAATTAGTAGAGGAGCTACAACGACTTCAAGAGGTAGCAGACAATCAACTTGAACAAGAATCGGTCGCATTATTAATAGAGGAAATTCTAACACCTAAACCAAGAATAGCGATTATTTTGGGGCTTATTCAAAACCTACAAAACAACCACCAATTCAATTGGATTTCGCTAATGATTCGTAAATATTTCTCATAA
- a CDS encoding efflux RND transporter permease subunit: MKGLVNFVLKNKLAVWLLTIIIVFSGIYSASRMKMESIPDISIPYLIVMGVYPGATPEQVMNELSIPYEKAVESLEDVKAVYSTSSSNVSQIQVEYEYGVDMDEKKRQLESALDNVKIPESAQEPSIMAISMNMMPVIALSVSSSEEDIIELTSTVEDIILPKLNKIDGVASATVTGQHIEQVAFTYDEEKMKALGLTEDSVKQMIQASDLAVSLGLYEFEDGEQAVAVDGKFKTEEELKEMLIPVTPSEANPTPFVKLGDIATIEKVGKVQSVSRTNGEDAISIQVVKGQDANTVTVVNAVKELIEEEQDLISGLQIDISLDQGKPIEDSVFTMIEKAVFGGLIAVLIILLFLRDFKSTIISIISIPVSVFMALLLLNWMDITLNIMTLGAITVAIGRVIDDSIVVVENIYRRMHLKEEKLKGRALIREATIEMFKPILSSTLVTIAVFAPLMLVGGMVGELFIPFALTMSFALIASLIVAITIVPALSHTLFCKKIYGEKSESQHKEVGKLATTYRNFLEKCLNHKWITSIVAIVMLVGSLALTPLIGFSFMGSQEEKVMYLTYTPATGELIDDTLANIEVVEKELMKRDDIDILQLSVNTETTTDASAMMTGGAAGGGLMYLIFDPDMENFPAAKKEVEEYIFNIGQTGEWKTQNFAMGMSSNEVSYTLYSEDLDKLNDAVKQVEDVLVDIDGLEDVESNASNPYVEHVLKVEQENVLQYGLTTAQILMALQTNDAKEVLTTVESDGEDIDVIVQRETKSAALNIDELLKTPIQTMTGQTMTIGDLVEVEESTTLNSLSRQKGEYFATVSATITDKDISKATAKADEKINDLDLPKGVTTGVGGVAADMAETFTQLGVAMLAAIAIVYFILVVTFGEGLAPFAILFSLPFAVIGSWVGLWATGQTISVSVMMGLLMLIGIVVTNAIVLVDRIIHMERDGMNMREAILEAGATRLRPILMTAIATIGAMLPMAFSSGGGGLISKDLAVTVIGGLLSSTLLTLVIVPIVYEVLSKLLKKNRKDMEEN, encoded by the coding sequence GTGAAAGGCTTAGTTAATTTTGTATTAAAAAATAAGCTAGCAGTATGGTTGTTAACAATCATTATTGTATTCTCTGGTATTTATTCGGCTTCTCGAATGAAAATGGAATCTATTCCAGATATTTCGATCCCGTACTTAATTGTAATGGGTGTCTACCCTGGTGCAACACCAGAGCAGGTGATGAATGAGCTTTCGATTCCTTATGAAAAGGCAGTTGAAAGTTTAGAAGATGTCAAAGCAGTGTATTCGACATCAAGTTCAAATGTTTCACAAATTCAAGTGGAATATGAATATGGCGTGGATATGGATGAAAAGAAACGCCAACTCGAATCGGCATTAGATAATGTCAAAATTCCTGAAAGCGCACAAGAACCATCAATTATGGCTATCAGTATGAATATGATGCCAGTTATTGCGTTATCTGTAAGTAGTTCAGAGGAGGACATTATAGAGTTAACTTCAACGGTAGAAGACATCATTTTACCGAAGTTAAACAAAATTGATGGCGTAGCTTCTGCGACTGTAACAGGTCAGCATATCGAACAAGTTGCCTTCACATATGATGAAGAAAAAATGAAGGCACTTGGATTGACTGAGGATTCTGTGAAGCAAATGATTCAAGCTAGTGATTTAGCCGTTTCATTAGGTTTATACGAATTCGAGGACGGCGAGCAGGCGGTTGCGGTAGATGGTAAGTTCAAAACAGAGGAAGAGTTAAAAGAAATGCTCATCCCTGTGACACCATCTGAAGCAAACCCTACACCATTCGTCAAACTTGGAGACATTGCAACGATTGAGAAGGTTGGTAAAGTTCAATCGGTATCTCGTACAAACGGGGAAGATGCGATCTCAATTCAAGTAGTTAAAGGTCAAGATGCCAACACAGTGACCGTTGTGAATGCTGTAAAAGAGTTAATCGAGGAAGAACAAGATTTAATTTCAGGCTTACAAATTGATATTTCGTTAGACCAAGGAAAGCCGATTGAAGATTCCGTATTTACGATGATTGAAAAAGCGGTATTTGGTGGGTTAATTGCGGTATTGATTATCCTGTTATTCCTACGTGACTTTAAGTCAACAATCATTTCGATTATTTCAATCCCAGTTTCAGTATTTATGGCATTGCTCTTATTAAACTGGATGGATATTACGTTAAATATTATGACGCTCGGTGCGATTACCGTTGCAATTGGTCGTGTTATTGATGACTCGATCGTTGTTGTGGAAAACATTTATCGTCGTATGCATTTAAAAGAAGAAAAATTAAAAGGCCGTGCATTAATTCGTGAAGCAACGATTGAAATGTTCAAACCAATTTTATCGTCAACATTAGTAACGATTGCTGTATTCGCACCGTTAATGCTTGTTGGTGGGATGGTGGGTGAACTATTTATTCCATTCGCATTAACGATGTCATTCGCGTTAATTGCTTCATTAATCGTAGCGATTACAATTGTCCCAGCACTTTCGCACACATTATTCTGTAAAAAAATCTACGGTGAAAAATCAGAAAGTCAGCATAAAGAAGTTGGAAAACTAGCAACAACATATCGTAATTTCCTAGAAAAATGTTTAAATCATAAATGGATCACATCTATCGTTGCAATTGTCATGTTAGTTGGTTCTTTAGCGTTAACGCCATTAATCGGCTTCAGCTTCATGGGCTCTCAAGAAGAGAAAGTCATGTATTTAACGTACACACCAGCAACTGGTGAGTTAATTGACGATACGTTAGCGAATATTGAAGTTGTTGAAAAAGAATTAATGAAGCGTGACGATATTGATATTTTACAATTATCTGTAAACACGGAAACAACAACAGATGCATCGGCTATGATGACAGGTGGCGCAGCTGGTGGTGGATTAATGTACTTAATCTTTGACCCAGATATGGAGAATTTCCCTGCTGCGAAAAAAGAAGTAGAAGAGTATATTTTTAACATTGGTCAAACAGGCGAATGGAAAACGCAAAACTTCGCAATGGGTATGTCTTCAAACGAAGTAAGCTACACACTTTATAGCGAAGATTTAGATAAGTTAAATGATGCAGTGAAACAGGTAGAGGATGTATTAGTAGATATCGATGGTCTTGAAGATGTCGAATCAAATGCCTCAAACCCATATGTAGAGCATGTCTTAAAAGTAGAGCAAGAAAATGTTTTACAATATGGTTTAACAACGGCACAAATTTTAATGGCATTGCAAACAAATGATGCCAAAGAAGTATTAACGACGGTTGAATCAGATGGTGAGGATATTGATGTCATCGTACAGCGTGAAACAAAATCAGCTGCACTGAATATCGATGAGCTATTAAAAACACCGATTCAAACGATGACGGGTCAAACGATGACAATTGGTGACTTAGTAGAAGTGGAAGAAAGCACAACATTAAATTCACTTTCTCGTCAAAAAGGGGAATACTTTGCAACAGTATCGGCAACAATTACGGACAAAGATATTTCAAAAGCAACAGCTAAAGCAGATGAAAAAATTAATGATCTAGATTTACCTAAAGGGGTTACAACAGGTGTTGGTGGTGTAGCAGCAGATATGGCTGAAACCTTCACACAATTAGGTGTCGCGATGCTTGCTGCGATTGCGATTGTCTACTTCATTTTAGTTGTAACATTTGGTGAAGGGTTAGCGCCGTTTGCCATCCTATTCTCATTACCATTCGCGGTAATTGGTTCATGGGTAGGCTTATGGGCAACGGGTCAAACGATTTCGGTATCTGTTATGATGGGCTTACTGATGTTAATTGGTATCGTTGTCACAAATGCCATTGTATTGGTAGACCGCATTATCCATATGGAACGTGATGGCATGAATATGCGTGAAGCGATTCTAGAAGCGGGGGCAACTCGTTTACGTCCAATCTTAATGACGGCGATTGCCACAATTGGTGCGATGTTACCAATGGCATTTAGTAGCGGCGGTGGCGGTCTGATTTCGAAAGACTTAGCCGTTACGGTAATTGGTGGTTTATTATCATCTACATTATTAACATTAGTCATTGTTCCGATTGTTTACGAAGTTCTTTCTAAGCTATTGAAGAAAAATCGTAAAGATATGGAAGAAAATTAA